In Paenibacillus sp. BIC5C1, a genomic segment contains:
- a CDS encoding alpha/beta hydrolase, with protein sequence MSVTQETEKKQSGGSKTKKVLNILLKVLGAIVIVILLFVATVYSVNKISSHSEQKRMETYGQRVSVDGKQMNVSIQGKGEETIVLLPGFGTASPALDFKPLISELSPYYKVVVVEPFGYGLSDQTERERSTANIVSEIHEALQSLHIDRYILMGHSISGIYSLDYVNKYPNEVSAFVGLDSSVPTISEQKIDSSDTQPIKWFRNLGFARLQLKLSADPYDGLPYDEQTKEQLNIMIRKNMYNTTQLNEAESMYSNFKAAEQLTFPVNLPVLFFVQKNHPAAENWIPEHEKLIENTVHSEVVLLEANHYLYRSHAKEIAEKFRGFMTSQ encoded by the coding sequence ATGAGTGTGACACAAGAAACGGAGAAGAAACAGTCGGGTGGATCCAAAACAAAGAAAGTGTTAAACATTTTGCTTAAGGTATTAGGTGCAATCGTTATAGTCATTCTACTTTTCGTGGCCACCGTGTATAGCGTTAACAAAATTAGCAGTCATTCGGAGCAAAAAAGAATGGAAACGTATGGACAGCGCGTATCTGTAGATGGAAAACAGATGAATGTCAGCATTCAAGGAAAAGGAGAAGAAACGATCGTCCTTTTACCAGGGTTTGGAACAGCGTCACCTGCACTTGATTTTAAGCCACTTATTTCAGAACTATCCCCATATTATAAAGTCGTCGTGGTTGAACCTTTTGGTTATGGATTGAGTGATCAGACCGAAAGGGAGCGCAGTACAGCAAATATCGTAAGTGAAATCCACGAAGCGTTGCAAAGTCTTCATATTGATCGTTATATCCTTATGGGTCATTCCATTTCCGGGATCTATAGCCTGGATTATGTGAACAAATATCCAAACGAAGTAAGTGCATTTGTCGGACTGGATAGCAGTGTTCCAACAATCAGTGAACAAAAGATTGATTCTTCAGATACGCAACCGATTAAATGGTTCCGTAACTTAGGATTCGCACGATTACAATTGAAACTGAGTGCTGATCCTTATGATGGACTGCCTTATGATGAGCAGACTAAAGAACAATTGAACATTATGATCCGAAAAAATATGTATAATACCACTCAATTAAATGAGGCAGAGAGTATGTATTCCAACTTTAAAGCAGCTGAACAGCTAACGTTCCCTGTTAATCTGCCGGTTCTATTCTTTGTTCAAAAGAATCATCCGGCAGCGGAGAATTGGATTCCCGAGCATGAGAAGCTTATAGAGAACACTGTGCATAGTGAAGTGGTGCTGCTGGAAGCGAATCATTATTTGTATCGTTCCCACGCCAAAGAAATTGCGGAAAAATTCAGGGGGTTTATGACGTCCCAGTAA
- a CDS encoding response regulator transcription factor, which translates to MPTILVADDDPNIRELVCLFLRNDGFETAEAADGKEALTVYGSTHVDLVVLDIMMPIMDGWTLCKELRRANPDLPLLMLTARGETWEKVKGFELGTDDYLTKPFDPLELTARVRALLKRYKIGSTQTIHFGNVILDRQTYKVTSGTESLTLPLKEFELLYRLAGTPGQVYTREQLIDQIWGIDYAGDDRTVDVHIKRLRERFATTPDFRIETVRGLGYRLEVYE; encoded by the coding sequence ATGCCTACAATACTGGTTGCTGACGATGATCCGAACATTCGTGAACTCGTCTGTTTATTTTTGAGAAATGATGGATTTGAAACGGCTGAAGCTGCGGATGGCAAGGAGGCACTGACCGTTTACGGCTCAACACATGTCGATCTTGTTGTGCTTGATATCATGATGCCTATCATGGATGGTTGGACATTATGCAAGGAGCTGCGAAGAGCCAATCCAGATCTTCCGTTGCTCATGCTGACGGCGAGAGGGGAGACCTGGGAGAAGGTGAAGGGATTCGAACTGGGAACGGATGATTATCTGACAAAACCGTTTGATCCATTGGAGCTCACGGCACGTGTTCGAGCATTACTGAAGCGATACAAAATCGGCTCCACGCAGACGATCCATTTCGGCAACGTCATTCTGGATCGACAAACCTACAAGGTGACGAGCGGAACAGAGTCGCTTACGTTGCCGCTGAAGGAATTCGAATTGCTCTATAGACTCGCTGGAACGCCCGGACAAGTCTATACACGTGAGCAATTGATTGATCAAATCTGGGGAATTGATTACGCCGGTGATGATCGAACAGTAGACGTACATATTAAACGCCTGCGTGAACGGTTCGCAACAACACCCGATTTTCGGATTGAAACGGTGCGAGGTCTGGGGTACCGGCTTGAGGTTTACGAATGA
- a CDS encoding sensor histidine kinase, translated as MIRSLYIRVVLTFLVSVIAGTVISFFVSTMIFEDQLNENAQINIRNFGQDIVQIYKTLPLSEAESYVSGMKLLNSYHIRIYDATGQFQSYGKLNGHKSATVTKEQLKKVLDGGVVQDNPNGIATVLLGLPVKTEMGAKAMFFETLTPPSSLFVVQWASIFATCSLIAGSIIILIASIFLVRPIKKLTKATKRIAAGDFNVKLNIKQTGELGTLARSFEEMIHDLQQLEQMRREFVTNVSHEVQSPLTSISGYAQALKQVNLSEQERSRYLEIIIAEAKRMSKMSDNLLKLSMLESQSQQPRLSTLSLDEQIRRVIVTLQPQWSARNIHFELDLQAVKVLADHDQLNQVWTNILSNGIKFSKDGGVIHVSTKQDIKNVTIRISDTGIGIPLEDQKRIFERFFKSDRSHSRKYDGSGMGLAIVKQIVSLHQGDIRVESEPGQGTTFIVTLPITPPTE; from the coding sequence ATGATTAGATCGTTATATATCCGTGTGGTCCTGACATTTCTGGTCTCCGTCATCGCCGGCACGGTCATTTCTTTTTTTGTGTCCACGATGATATTCGAAGATCAATTGAATGAAAATGCTCAAATTAACATACGTAACTTCGGCCAGGATATCGTGCAGATTTACAAGACCCTTCCATTAAGTGAAGCAGAATCGTACGTTAGTGGAATGAAGCTACTGAATTCATATCATATTCGAATTTACGATGCAACGGGTCAGTTCCAGTCGTATGGAAAGCTTAACGGACATAAATCGGCCACGGTGACGAAAGAGCAACTAAAGAAAGTGCTAGATGGAGGCGTAGTTCAGGACAATCCGAATGGTATTGCAACAGTTCTTTTAGGTTTGCCGGTGAAAACGGAAATGGGAGCGAAAGCGATGTTTTTTGAGACACTCACTCCCCCTTCTTCCTTGTTTGTCGTCCAATGGGCTTCGATCTTTGCAACTTGTTCATTGATTGCAGGAAGTATTATCATTCTGATTGCTTCCATATTTCTGGTTAGACCGATCAAAAAACTGACAAAAGCAACGAAGCGGATCGCTGCTGGAGATTTCAACGTCAAGCTGAATATTAAGCAAACCGGAGAACTGGGCACACTGGCGCGCAGTTTCGAAGAAATGATTCATGATTTGCAGCAGTTGGAGCAGATGCGCAGGGAATTTGTAACGAATGTGTCACACGAGGTTCAATCTCCGCTGACTTCGATATCCGGTTATGCTCAAGCACTGAAACAAGTAAATCTCTCAGAGCAAGAACGAAGCCGATATCTTGAGATTATCATCGCTGAGGCGAAGCGGATGTCCAAAATGAGTGATAATCTGCTCAAGCTGAGTATGCTTGAATCGCAGTCACAGCAACCACGACTTAGCACACTTAGCCTGGATGAACAGATCAGGCGGGTCATTGTAACTCTCCAGCCGCAATGGTCTGCTCGCAACATTCACTTTGAGCTCGATCTCCAAGCTGTTAAAGTATTGGCTGATCACGACCAACTGAACCAGGTATGGACGAATATTCTCAGCAACGGTATCAAATTTTCAAAGGATGGCGGCGTAATTCACGTCAGCACCAAGCAGGATATCAAGAACGTGACTATTCGAATCTCCGACACAGGTATCGGTATCCCTCTTGAAGACCAGAAGCGCATATTCGAACGATTTTTCAAGTCGGATCGTTCTCATAGTCGCAAGTATGACGGCAGTGGTATGGGACTTGCTATCGTTAAACAGATTGTATCGCTTCATCAAGGGGACATTCGAGTAGAAAGTGAACCTGGTCAGGGAACGACTTTTATTGTCACGTTGCCAATCACTCCACCAACGGAATAG
- a CDS encoding alpha/beta hydrolase: protein MTQPEEKKAKNGSKAKKVRNIILKILGAIVIAIILFLGIVYITNVISSNSEAKKIEPYGQHVSVDGKNMNVLIQGEGKETIVLLPGFGTATPALDFKLLIDELSPYYKVVAVEPFGYGLSDGTEKERTTENIVSEVHEALQQLDIHQYMLMGHSIAGIYGIDYVNKYPDEVTAFVGIDSSVSTQPSITDAKFPLKTFALLRNTGLLRLIMKVSADPYEGLAFDGQTVEQMKMISNKNMYNPTSLNEMDHIYSNFKGAQGLTFPKDLPLLLFVQANNEGVEGWIPLHEGQIKDSVHGKVIPMDGSHYLHHTQFKKIAEDVRAFMNEAK from the coding sequence GTGACACAACCAGAGGAAAAGAAAGCGAAGAATGGATCGAAGGCCAAGAAAGTACGGAATATTATACTTAAAATACTAGGAGCAATCGTAATCGCCATTATTTTGTTTCTAGGTATTGTTTATATCACGAATGTGATCAGTAGCAATTCCGAAGCGAAAAAGATTGAGCCTTATGGTCAGCACGTATCTGTAGACGGGAAAAATATGAATGTGCTCATTCAAGGTGAAGGCAAGGAAACGATTGTGCTTCTGCCCGGTTTTGGAACAGCGACACCAGCGCTTGATTTCAAGTTGCTTATTGATGAATTATCTCCATATTACAAAGTTGTTGCAGTTGAGCCTTTCGGTTACGGATTAAGTGATGGAACAGAAAAAGAAAGAACCACAGAAAATATCGTAAGTGAAGTTCATGAAGCTCTGCAGCAACTTGATATTCATCAGTATATGCTCATGGGTCACTCTATTGCAGGCATTTACGGCATTGATTATGTGAATAAATATCCGGATGAAGTGACTGCTTTTGTCGGTATTGACAGTAGTGTCTCCACCCAACCAAGTATTACAGATGCGAAGTTCCCATTAAAAACGTTTGCTCTTCTCAGAAATACAGGTCTCTTAAGATTAATAATGAAAGTGAGTGCAGACCCCTATGAGGGACTTGCATTTGATGGTCAGACGGTTGAGCAGATGAAAATGATCTCGAATAAAAACATGTATAATCCTACGTCATTAAACGAGATGGATCATATTTATTCCAATTTTAAAGGTGCTCAAGGTTTAACCTTCCCTAAAGACCTTCCACTTCTTCTCTTTGTACAAGCAAATAATGAAGGTGTAGAAGGATGGATACCGCTGCATGAAGGGCAGATCAAAGATTCCGTACATGGGAAAGTAATCCCAATGGATGGTTCACATTATTTACACCATACTCAATTCAAAAAAATTGCTGAAGACGTTAGAGCTTTTATGAACGAAGCGAAATAA
- a CDS encoding alpha/beta hydrolase family protein, translated as MRLFEILLVLSCFALLVDLLFIKRSAKKIGLGLGIGSSVILLFQLFVEGYRWQLLLVYIMTALFILIVLFRHSEKMVNLKIGKFLKYSLSSLVVILLVVSTVLSVYLPVFNLPKPDGPEKVGTQTFHFTDQNRAEVLTEDQSDKRELMVQVWYPTENSNNHKRDTLFPNNKEMFKKYIQSFSTSLKLPEFVLDYLKYSKTNSYENVEILPSTSPYPVVLLSHGMGTSRVLHASQAENLASNGFIVVTIDHTYSTFATLFPDGRVTDYKKSTTTLDERTKTGNIWTKDVEFVIDQIEKLNSGAIESQFKGKIDLDNIGAMGHSFGGATAFNATYLDERIKAGVNMDGSLYEVENRDDINKPFMFIRSGSFEDWLANFEMDRNSDDEVTKSLSDELHIMKNVINQGGSVVYVEGTQHFNFTDLQFYSELIKMSGVTGDINGKRGSNIINQYVLDFFNKQLKETGGNLIQGPSDLYPEVKFIDPKEL; from the coding sequence ATGAGATTATTTGAGATACTTTTAGTTTTATCCTGTTTCGCTTTACTGGTAGATCTATTGTTTATTAAAAGAAGTGCAAAGAAAATAGGCTTGGGTTTGGGTATAGGAAGTAGCGTTATATTATTATTTCAATTGTTTGTTGAGGGATACAGATGGCAGTTGCTTTTGGTATATATCATGACGGCGCTATTCATACTCATCGTTTTATTCAGACATTCCGAAAAGATGGTGAATCTAAAAATAGGGAAGTTCTTGAAATATAGTTTATCTTCCCTAGTCGTCATTCTGCTGGTTGTTTCTACTGTCTTGTCTGTGTACCTACCTGTTTTTAATTTGCCGAAGCCGGATGGTCCAGAGAAAGTGGGTACTCAAACATTTCATTTTACAGACCAGAATAGAGCTGAAGTCTTAACTGAAGATCAGAGTGATAAGAGGGAACTCATGGTTCAAGTCTGGTACCCTACTGAAAACAGCAATAACCACAAGCGTGACACGCTGTTTCCAAATAATAAAGAAATGTTCAAAAAGTATATTCAGAGCTTCTCAACTTCTTTAAAACTGCCCGAATTTGTGCTCGACTACTTGAAGTACAGTAAAACCAACTCTTATGAAAATGTAGAAATATTACCTTCTACAAGTCCTTATCCTGTGGTACTACTATCTCATGGTATGGGAACCAGTAGAGTTTTACATGCATCACAGGCCGAGAATCTGGCCAGTAATGGTTTTATCGTGGTCACCATCGATCATACGTATAGCACCTTTGCTACCCTTTTTCCAGACGGCCGTGTAACGGATTATAAAAAAAGTACGACTACACTAGATGAACGTACAAAAACAGGGAATATATGGACGAAAGACGTGGAGTTTGTAATCGATCAAATCGAAAAGCTGAATTCAGGTGCAATCGAAAGTCAGTTTAAAGGAAAAATCGATCTAGATAACATTGGCGCGATGGGTCATTCTTTTGGGGGTGCAACCGCGTTTAATGCAACGTATTTAGATGAGAGAATCAAGGCCGGGGTTAATATGGATGGGTCACTATATGAAGTGGAAAATAGAGATGATATAAACAAGCCGTTTATGTTCATCCGATCGGGAAGTTTTGAAGACTGGTTAGCCAATTTTGAAATGGATAGAAATTCGGATGACGAAGTAACTAAATCTCTTTCAGATGAGTTGCACATTATGAAAAATGTTATCAATCAGGGGGGGAGTGTGGTTTATGTAGAAGGAACCCAGCACTTCAATTTCACGGATCTTCAATTCTATTCGGAGCTGATTAAAATGTCCGGGGTCACAGGAGACATCAATGGTAAAAGAGGATCAAATATCATAAATCAATATGTACTCGATTTCTTTAACAAGCAGCTGAAAGAAACGGGTGGAAATCTGATTCAGGGACCGAGCGACTTGTATCCAGAAGTGAAGTTTATAGATCCAAAAGAACTCTAA
- a CDS encoding HAMP domain-containing sensor histidine kinase, which yields MKRKEPGFLHIARNVILVSLALFSCWTAAFYLTRYVYSFIPWEPHELLAFLINAMLGFVFFGIGITFIGPLVKGRQYEFFNEMIQALKSISRGDFRVNLDPEFANRNGRQRNPHPFVQLVESINDMAANLKVMEDLRQEFISNVSHEIGSPLTSISGFARALKNKDMDQETREKYLTIIETECVRLSRLSDNLMKLAVLDSSEHASHKTTYRLDRQLVTLVLACEPQWDEKKIDMNVELEEVGIFADEDLMIQLWINLIHNAIKFTPEGGKIDVFLTESDGKVSVRITDSGPGITKQDQLRIFERFYKADQSRTRALGGSGLGLSIVHKIVEMHKGAVSVFSEPGEGATFTVQIPVHSE from the coding sequence ATGAAGAGGAAGGAGCCTGGATTTCTTCATATTGCCAGAAACGTCATTCTGGTATCTTTGGCCCTGTTTTCCTGCTGGACAGCGGCTTTCTACCTTACGAGATATGTGTATTCATTTATCCCATGGGAACCACATGAATTGCTTGCTTTTCTGATTAATGCCATGCTGGGGTTCGTTTTCTTTGGAATAGGCATTACATTCATCGGTCCGCTGGTTAAAGGCAGGCAGTATGAATTTTTTAATGAGATGATTCAGGCTTTGAAAAGTATTTCCCGGGGGGATTTTCGTGTGAATCTGGATCCTGAATTTGCCAATAGAAACGGGAGACAGCGAAATCCCCACCCGTTTGTGCAGTTGGTTGAGAGTATCAATGATATGGCGGCAAATTTGAAAGTGATGGAAGATTTGCGTCAGGAATTCATCTCTAATGTTTCCCATGAAATTGGATCGCCGCTTACGTCAATCAGCGGCTTCGCCAGAGCGCTGAAAAATAAAGATATGGACCAGGAGACACGGGAAAAGTATCTGACAATTATTGAGACGGAATGTGTTCGTTTGTCCAGACTCAGTGACAATTTAATGAAACTCGCCGTTCTGGATTCATCCGAGCATGCATCTCATAAAACAACTTACCGATTGGACCGGCAGCTGGTGACTCTGGTTCTGGCTTGCGAACCCCAATGGGATGAGAAGAAAATTGATATGAACGTAGAGCTGGAAGAAGTTGGAATTTTTGCTGATGAGGACTTGATGATTCAGTTGTGGATCAATCTGATTCATAATGCAATCAAGTTCACGCCAGAAGGCGGAAAAATTGATGTTTTCCTTACAGAAAGTGATGGCAAGGTCAGTGTACGTATTACTGACAGTGGACCCGGCATCACCAAGCAGGATCAGCTTCGCATATTCGAACGGTTCTACAAAGCGGATCAATCCCGGACACGTGCCTTGGGCGGCAGTGGGCTGGGCCTTTCCATCGTGCATAAAATTGTGGAGATGCATAAGGGTGCGGTCTCCGTGTTCAGTGAACCTGGAGAAGGTGCGACATTTACTGTACAGATACCTGTCCATTCAGAATAA